A genomic region of Streptomyces sp. NBC_00247 contains the following coding sequences:
- a CDS encoding M18 family aminopeptidase: protein MSSSHPFDRSHTDDLMSFLAASPSPYHAVANTAARLEEAGFRQVEETAAWDATSGGKYVLRGGAIIAWFVPEGASPHTPFRIVGAHTDSPNLRVKPLPDTGAHGWRQVAVEIYGGTLLNTWLDRDLGIAGRLSLRDGTDVLACVDRPLMRVPQLAVHLDRSANTDGLKLDRQKHMQPIWGLGRVEEGDLIRFVAEEAGVDPEDVTGWDLMAHAVEKPAYLGRDQELMAGPRMDNLLSVHAGAAALAAVARRHASEGADLPYIPVLAAFDHEENGSQSDTGADGPLLGTVMERSVYARGGGYEDRARAFAGTVCVSSDTGHAIHPNYGERHDPTHHPVVNGGPMLKVNVNMRYATDGNGRAVFAAACERAGVPMQTFVSNNSMPCGTTIGPITAARHGIQTVDIGAAILSMHSARELCGADDPFLLANALTEFLAG from the coding sequence ATGAGTTCCTCCCACCCTTTCGACAGGTCCCACACCGATGACCTGATGTCCTTCCTCGCCGCCAGCCCGTCGCCGTACCACGCCGTGGCCAACACCGCCGCCCGTCTGGAGGAGGCAGGGTTCCGGCAGGTCGAGGAGACCGCGGCCTGGGACGCGACGAGCGGCGGGAAGTACGTCCTGCGCGGCGGCGCCATCATCGCCTGGTTCGTCCCCGAAGGCGCTTCCCCCCACACCCCGTTCCGTATCGTCGGCGCCCACACCGACTCCCCCAACCTGCGGGTCAAGCCACTGCCGGACACCGGCGCGCACGGCTGGCGCCAGGTCGCCGTGGAGATCTACGGCGGAACCCTGCTCAACACCTGGCTCGACCGCGACCTCGGCATCGCGGGCCGACTCAGCCTGCGCGACGGCACCGACGTGCTGGCCTGCGTCGACCGCCCGCTGATGCGTGTCCCGCAGCTGGCCGTCCATCTCGACCGCTCGGCCAACACCGACGGCCTCAAGCTCGACCGCCAGAAGCACATGCAGCCGATCTGGGGGCTCGGCCGGGTGGAAGAGGGCGACCTCATCCGGTTCGTCGCCGAGGAGGCGGGCGTCGACCCCGAGGACGTGACCGGCTGGGACCTGATGGCCCACGCCGTCGAGAAGCCCGCCTACCTGGGCCGCGACCAGGAGCTGATGGCCGGCCCCCGGATGGACAACCTGCTCTCCGTGCACGCGGGCGCCGCCGCGCTGGCCGCCGTCGCCCGGCGGCACGCCTCCGAGGGCGCCGACCTCCCGTACATCCCGGTGCTCGCCGCCTTCGACCACGAGGAGAACGGCTCGCAGTCCGACACCGGCGCCGACGGCCCGCTGCTCGGCACCGTCATGGAACGCTCGGTGTACGCCCGGGGCGGCGGCTACGAGGACCGGGCCCGCGCCTTCGCCGGGACCGTCTGCGTCTCCTCCGACACCGGTCACGCGATCCACCCCAACTACGGGGAGCGCCACGACCCGACGCACCACCCCGTCGTCAACGGCGGCCCGATGCTGAAGGTCAACGTCAACATGCGGTACGCGACGGACGGCAACGGCCGGGCCGTGTTCGCCGCCGCCTGCGAGCGGGCGGGCGTGCCGATGCAGACCTTCGTCTCCAACAACTCGATGCCGTGCGGCACCACGATCGGCCCGATCACCGCCGCCCGTCACGGAATCCAGACCGTCGACATCGGCGCGGCGATCCTTTCGATGCACAGCGCCCGCGAACTCTGCGGCGCCGACGACCCGTTCCTGCTGGCCAACGCACTGACCGAGTTCCTGGCGGGCTGA
- a CDS encoding DUF6458 family protein — MGLGGCILLIGAGAILAFATDWQIDTVNVDLVGWIMMLVGLVGVFAYMSIARRRRMIVPPTTTVVPSAEDEKRYL, encoded by the coding sequence ATGGGACTCGGAGGATGCATTCTCCTGATCGGTGCCGGAGCGATTCTGGCGTTCGCCACCGACTGGCAGATCGACACCGTCAACGTCGACCTGGTCGGCTGGATCATGATGCTCGTCGGCCTCGTCGGGGTCTTCGCCTACATGAGCATCGCGCGGCGCCGTCGCATGATCGTGCCGCCCACCACGACGGTCGTCCCCAGCGCGGAGGACGAGAAGCGCTACCTGTGA